The Saccharothrix violaceirubra genome segment TGCACTACCGGGCGGGCGGGTGCACGACGCAGTCGATCGTGATGCGTTCCAAGTCCGGCACGGTGCGAATGATCGACGGTTTCCACCGTCTGACCAAGCTTCGCGAGTACGCGTCGGTCGACTTCGACTTCCCGCCGGGCGACGAGGAAGCTCTTCCCCCGCTTCCTTAACGAGTTGTTAATAGTCAACGGAGCGTTACAGATCGACCGGCGGTTGGCCTACGCCGTGTTCGTCTTTAGTTTCCGATTCGTGCCCGGCATCCCTGCGCCGGGTGCGGAGAGGAAAAGATGAAGGTTCGTACCCTGTTCACCGCCGTCGCGGTCGCGGTCGGTGCTGCGCTGGCGACCATGGGCAGCGCGGCGGCGGCACCGGCGGCGGACGGCGGCGTGACCCCGTACATCGTCGGCGGCGGCAACGCCACGCAGACCTACTCGTTCATGGTCTCCCTGCAGAGCACGTCGGGTAGCCACTTCTGCGGCGGCTCGCTGATCAAGGCCAACTGGGTCGTCACGGCCAAGCACTGCGTGCAGGGCCGGTCGGCGTCGTCGATCCGCGCCCGGATCGGCACGACCAACCGCACCAGCGGCGGCACGGTCGCCACCGGCGCCCAGATCATCACGCACTCCAGCTACGACATCGCGCTGCTGCGCCTGTCGACCTCGGTGACCCAGACGCCGATCAAGGTGTCGGACTCCTCGGGCGCGACCGGCACGGCGACCCGCATCATCGGCTGGGGTCAGACCTGTGCGGCGTCCGGCTGTGGCGGTGCCCCGGTCACCCTCCAGGAGCTGAACACCTCGATCGTGGCCGATGGCAGCTGCCGGGGCATCAACGGCGCGTACGAGATCTGCACCAACAACCCCGGCGGTCGCGCGGGCGCCTGCTACGGCGACTCGGGCGGTCCGCAGATCAAGCAGGTCGGCGGCACGTGGGAGCTGATCGGCGCCACCAGCCGGGCGGGCAACAACAGCTCGACCTGCGCCACCGGCCCGTCGATCTACATGGACGTCCCCTCGTTCCGGTCGTGGATCAGCCAGAACGCCGGCTCCGTGTGAGCCGTCGCTGATCGCTGAGTCACTCGGGCCGTCCCGCCACGCGCGGGGCGGCCCGTTCCGTTTTCGTTACCCCTCGCAGGCAACCATCGTGATCTAGCTGACGTCTCCTTCGGTCAGGTGAGTCACTTACGGGGGTGTCAAATGCGCAGAGTCATGGTGGCCGGGGTCGCGTTGCTGGCCGTGTCGTGCGGGTCGGACCCCGTGGCCTCCTCGGTCGCCACTCCTTCGACCACCGCTTCCCCGACTGCTTCCCCCACCACCGCGCCGTCCTCCACCACCGCGCCGTCCTCCACCGCTGCGCCGTCCCCCACCGCCGCGCCGTCCCCCACCGCACCGGGGGTACCCGTCGAACTGTCCCCCACGACGATCACGCCCGCCCCTGAACCGGCACCCCGACCGCAGACGGCACCGCCCGCCACCACGGTCGGGACCCCGTGCGAGGTCGTGGAAGGCGCCTGCATCCGCCTGTCCACCCGGGAAAGTTGGCTGATCGAAGGCGGCGTGGTCGTCCTGGGCCCGGTGCCGATCACGTCCGGCCGGCCCGGCTACGAGACGCCCGTCGGCCGCTTTCCGGTGCTGTACAAGGTGAAGGACGAGTGGAGCATCCCCTACGACGCGCCCATGCCGTATTCGGTGTACTTCACCAACTACGGCATCGCGTTCCACGAGGGCAGCCTCACCGACCTGTCGCACGGCTGCATCCACCTGTCGCCGGAGGCCGCGCGGCGCTACTTCGATTCCCTCCGGACGGGCGACGTGGTTCAGGTGGTCGCCTGATCCGAGCGATTGCATCCTCACTCGGACGGGTAATCCAGGTCCAAGGGGTGATTCGAGATGAGGAGAACGCTCGGCACCGCACTCGCCACCGGCTTCGCCGCGGTGGTCCTGACCGCCGGTACGGCACCGGCCTGGGCCGCGGGCGGCACGCCGTGTTCGATCCAGGAAGGCGCGTGCCTCAAACTGTCCACCAACCAGGCGTGGCTGGTCTACCACGGCAACGCCAGTTACGGCCCGGTGCCGGTCACCCACGGCCGACCCGGGTACGAGACGCCCACCGGCACGTTCCCCGTACTGCGCAAGGTCCGTAACGACTGGAGCATCCCCTACAACGCGCCCATGCCGTTCTCGGTGTACTTCACGTCCGACGGCATCGCGTTCCACGAGGGCAGCCTGACCGACCTGTCGCACGGCTGCGTGCACCTCTCGCACGCCGCTGCGGAAACGTTCTTCGACAACCTGCTCCCCGGTGAACAGGTCCAGGTCGTGCCCTGACCACAGGCCACACCACGACGGCGACACCGAAAGCCAACACCGACGCATCGATGAACCCGGCCGGCACCGACAGGCCTTGACGGCCACCGGCCCACCACGGCGCCGCGCACCCCGGCTCCACCGCCGCGGTCGCGCCGCCGATCGGTGCGAGGACAAGAACACCGCCCGACCGCCCACGCACCGCCGTCGTCCTGGCACCGTCGTCCTGCCGCCACCGACCCGACGACCGACAGCCCGACGACCGGCCTTCCGGTGCGGTCACCCGGCCGCGCTGGAGTGCCCCGGGAACAGGTGCGCGTCGGGATCGAGCAGCACGGCGATGTTGTTCACCGCCGTCGCGGCCTCCCCGAACCCGGTCGCGATGAGCTTGACCTTGCCGGGGTAGGTGGCCACGTCACCCGCCGCGTAGACCCGGTCGAGCGCCGTCCGCATCGTCGTGTCGACCACGACCGCCCGGTGGTCCAGTTCCAACCCCCAGGACTCGATCGGCCCGAGGTCGGCGGTGAACCCGAGCGCCGCGACGACGGCCTGCGCGGGCAACGCCTTCCGATCACCGCCCTTGAGGCCCAGCTCGACCTCCCGCACGACGTCGTCACCGCGCAGTTCGAGCACCTCCGCATCGGTGATGATCTCCACGCCCAGCTCACGGACCTGGCGCACGGTCGGCGGATGCGCGCGGAACGTCGCCCGCCGGTGGACCAGCGTCACGCTCGCCGCGATGGGGTGCAGCGCCAGCGCCCAGTCGAACGCCGAGTCGCCGCCACCGACCACCACCACGTCCTGTCCGGCGTACACGCTCAACTTCGGCACGAAGTGCACGACCCCGCGCCCGAGCCACCCGTCACCGACCGGCAGCGGTCGCGGCCGGAACTCCCCGATCCCGGCGGTGATCAACACCGCACCGGCTCGCACCGTCGCGCCGTCGGCGAGCCCCACCACGAGCTGATCATCCACTGTGGACAGTTCACGCGCCTGTCTCCCGAGCAGGTAGGTCGGACTCCACTGTGCGGCCTGCCGGACGAGCGCGGCCACGAGGTCCCGCCCGCGCACGGCCGGGAACCCGGCCACGTCGTAGATCATCTTTTCGGGGTACATCGCGGTGATCTGACCGCCCGCCTCCGGCAGCGAGTCGACCAAGGCGACGGACAGGTCCCGGAATCCGGCGTAGTAGGCGGCGAACAGGCCCGTGGGTCCGGCTCCCACCACGAGCAGGTCGACCTCTAGGTCCATGGGTCCGACCATAGGTGGTCGAGGCCACCGTGCCCACCGACGCGCGTCGGTGGAGACTCGAAGGCATGGGTGAACAGGACTACCGCGTAGAGCACGACACCATGGGCGAGGTCCGGGTGCCGGTCGACGCACTGTGGCGCGCGCAGACGCAACGCGCGG includes the following:
- a CDS encoding S1 family peptidase; translated protein: MKVRTLFTAVAVAVGAALATMGSAAAAPAADGGVTPYIVGGGNATQTYSFMVSLQSTSGSHFCGGSLIKANWVVTAKHCVQGRSASSIRARIGTTNRTSGGTVATGAQIITHSSYDIALLRLSTSVTQTPIKVSDSSGATGTATRIIGWGQTCAASGCGGAPVTLQELNTSIVADGSCRGINGAYEICTNNPGGRAGACYGDSGGPQIKQVGGTWELIGATSRAGNNSSTCATGPSIYMDVPSFRSWISQNAGSV
- a CDS encoding L,D-transpeptidase; this translates as MEGACIRLSTRESWLIEGGVVVLGPVPITSGRPGYETPVGRFPVLYKVKDEWSIPYDAPMPYSVYFTNYGIAFHEGSLTDLSHGCIHLSPEAARRYFDSLRTGDVVQVVA
- a CDS encoding L,D-transpeptidase, yielding MRRTLGTALATGFAAVVLTAGTAPAWAAGGTPCSIQEGACLKLSTNQAWLVYHGNASYGPVPVTHGRPGYETPTGTFPVLRKVRNDWSIPYNAPMPFSVYFTSDGIAFHEGSLTDLSHGCVHLSHAAAETFFDNLLPGEQVQVVP
- a CDS encoding NAD(P)/FAD-dependent oxidoreductase, producing MVGPMDLEVDLLVVGAGPTGLFAAYYAGFRDLSVALVDSLPEAGGQITAMYPEKMIYDVAGFPAVRGRDLVAALVRQAAQWSPTYLLGRQARELSTVDDQLVVGLADGATVRAGAVLITAGIGEFRPRPLPVGDGWLGRGVVHFVPKLSVYAGQDVVVVGGGDSAFDWALALHPIAASVTLVHRRATFRAHPPTVRQVRELGVEIITDAEVLELRGDDVVREVELGLKGGDRKALPAQAVVAALGFTADLGPIESWGLELDHRAVVVDTTMRTALDRVYAAGDVATYPGKVKLIATGFGEAATAVNNIAVLLDPDAHLFPGHSSAAG